From one Streptomyces sp. CA-210063 genomic stretch:
- a CDS encoding ABC transporter substrate-binding protein — protein sequence MSTARRRVTAMAAAALSGALLLASCGGSESGGADGKTLRLWHYESPDSAMGVAWNAAIEEFEKTHPGVKVEFEEKGFEQIRKTAPMVLNSSDAPDLMEYNKGNATAGLLSKQGLLTDLTPEVTERGWDKKLSAGVRTTSQYDADGVMGSGNWYGVPNYAEYTMVFYNKDLFKKHGITEPTTLAELTAAMDEFVDAGITPLANAGAEYMAQQYLYQLALSKADRAWVDSYELYEGKADFHDAAWTYGADTFADWVKKGYISEKSTGTKSEDAGVSFIRGKAPILFSGSWWYGRFRAENTFDWGTFLWPDTNLTLGSGGNLWVVPKGAKNKELAYDFIDITMSEKIQNLLGNKGGVPVAADPAAITDPRAKDLIADFNTLSDRDGLAFYPDWPAPGFYDVLVSETQKLITGSADPDAYLDAIGEAYEKDVPEQ from the coding sequence ATGTCAACGGCACGAAGGCGTGTGACGGCGATGGCCGCGGCGGCTCTCAGCGGGGCTCTGCTCCTGGCCTCCTGCGGCGGTTCGGAGAGCGGCGGCGCGGACGGCAAGACCCTCCGCCTGTGGCACTACGAGAGCCCCGACAGCGCGATGGGCGTGGCCTGGAACGCGGCGATCGAGGAGTTCGAGAAGACCCACCCGGGCGTCAAGGTCGAGTTCGAGGAGAAAGGTTTCGAACAGATCCGGAAGACCGCCCCGATGGTCCTCAACTCCTCCGACGCACCCGACCTCATGGAGTACAACAAGGGCAACGCCACCGCCGGGCTCCTCTCCAAGCAGGGCCTCCTCACCGACCTCACCCCCGAGGTCACCGAGCGCGGCTGGGACAAGAAGCTCAGCGCGGGCGTCCGTACCACCAGCCAGTACGACGCCGACGGGGTCATGGGCTCCGGCAACTGGTACGGCGTGCCGAACTACGCCGAGTACACGATGGTCTTCTACAACAAGGACCTCTTCAAGAAGCACGGCATCACCGAACCCACCACCCTCGCCGAACTCACCGCTGCCATGGACGAGTTCGTCGACGCGGGCATCACCCCGCTCGCCAACGCCGGCGCCGAGTACATGGCGCAGCAGTACCTGTACCAGCTGGCGTTGAGCAAGGCGGACCGCGCCTGGGTGGACTCCTACGAGCTGTACGAGGGGAAGGCGGACTTCCATGACGCCGCGTGGACGTACGGGGCGGACACGTTCGCCGACTGGGTGAAGAAGGGGTACATCAGCGAGAAGTCGACGGGGACCAAGTCCGAGGACGCGGGTGTCTCGTTCATCCGGGGCAAGGCGCCGATCCTGTTCTCGGGGAGCTGGTGGTACGGCCGGTTCAGGGCGGAGAACACGTTCGACTGGGGCACCTTCCTGTGGCCCGACACGAACCTCACGCTCGGCTCCGGCGGCAACCTCTGGGTCGTCCCGAAGGGCGCGAAGAACAAGGAGCTCGCCTACGACTTCATCGACATCACCATGTCGGAGAAGATCCAGAACCTGCTCGGCAACAAGGGCGGCGTCCCGGTCGCCGCCGACCCCGCCGCCATCACCGACCCGCGGGCCAAGGACCTGATCGCGGACTTCAACACCCTCTCCGACAGGGACGGACTGGCCTTCTATCCCGACTGGCCCGCCCCCGGCTTCTACGACGTCCTCGTCTCCGAGACCCAGAAGCTGATCACCGGCAGCGCGGACCCGGACGCGTATCTGGACGCGATCGGGGAGGCGTACGAGAAGGACGTACCGGAGCAATGA